In one window of Leptospira sp. GIMC2001 DNA:
- a CDS encoding S1 RNA-binding domain-containing protein, with protein MEDFAALLEESLKKRKNIEPGSQHIAKITRKAKDFVFIQTIQEKIRGVVAAEEFVGLEKEVEPGAEIQVFFLEESSGDYLFTYCLQGDEITASRMELSITNDLPILGQVGANVNGGWEVKLGDHTGFCPASQFEPIYKGEDLQGKKFRFVVTDLDKKRILLSQRKIADKEKEARKEILKSEWKVGSFVTVTVSSIQKSGIQANLEGLSAFIPATEATYSRNVNLETQFNLGQTLKAKILELDWTSNRIILSVKDFLKDPWSLRLPFKEGDILEGTVDSIKPFGLFVKLTDEFHGLVPNRETGTTPKQSLATEFSPGKKVKVFVMEVNPEKRQISLSIGRAKDTEERMEFQKYLVSDEESHSTSSFGLLLKKSLEKK; from the coding sequence ATGGAAGATTTTGCTGCATTATTAGAAGAAAGTTTAAAAAAAAGAAAGAATATCGAGCCTGGATCGCAGCATATTGCGAAGATTACAAGAAAGGCTAAGGACTTTGTCTTTATTCAAACTATCCAAGAGAAAATCCGCGGTGTTGTTGCTGCTGAAGAATTCGTAGGTCTCGAAAAGGAAGTTGAACCAGGAGCAGAGATTCAAGTTTTCTTTCTCGAAGAATCTTCAGGCGACTACCTTTTCACCTATTGCTTGCAAGGTGATGAGATTACTGCTAGCCGAATGGAATTATCTATTACCAATGATCTTCCTATTCTCGGTCAAGTTGGAGCCAACGTCAACGGTGGATGGGAAGTTAAATTAGGGGATCATACTGGTTTTTGCCCTGCATCTCAATTCGAGCCAATTTATAAAGGAGAAGATCTCCAAGGCAAAAAGTTTCGTTTCGTAGTAACCGATCTTGATAAAAAAAGAATACTACTCTCTCAGCGAAAGATTGCTGACAAAGAAAAGGAAGCTCGCAAAGAAATTTTAAAATCAGAATGGAAGGTTGGTTCTTTTGTAACTGTAACAGTTTCATCTATACAAAAATCTGGAATCCAAGCAAACTTAGAAGGTCTGTCAGCATTTATTCCAGCGACTGAAGCAACTTATTCTAGAAATGTGAATCTCGAAACTCAATTCAATTTAGGTCAGACTCTAAAAGCCAAAATTCTAGAATTGGATTGGACATCGAACCGAATCATCTTGAGTGTTAAAGATTTTCTCAAAGATCCTTGGTCTCTAAGACTTCCATTTAAAGAAGGGGATATTCTTGAAGGAACAGTAGACTCAATCAAACCATTTGGACTTTTTGTGAAACTAACAGATGAATTCCATGGTCTTGTTCCCAATCGAGAAACAGGAACTACGCCTAAGCAAAGTTTGGCGACCGAGTTCTCACCAGGTAAAAAAGTCAAAGTATTTGTAATGGAAGTCAATCCCGAGAAAAGACAGATTTCCCTTTCGATCGGACGAGCTAAAGATACAGAAGAAAGAATGGAATTCCAGAAATATTTGGTAAGTGATGAAGAATCTCATTCTACTTCGTCTTTTGGTCTACTTCTAAAAAAATCTCTAGAAAAGAAATAG
- a CDS encoding tRNA (cytidine(34)-2'-O)-methyltransferase gives MEVALFRPEIPPNTGNIGRLCVNAEVPLGIIGEPSFDLSVKSARRAGLDYWEHLTLRRYVDWQEFTSDDSDRIFLISKFGTKCYSEVEYSKRDRFVFGRETSGLPEEIMESMPKDRIIYIPMASVSRSINLSNAVAIILYEALRQTNAWQEFPLP, from the coding sequence ATGGAAGTCGCTCTTTTTCGTCCCGAAATACCACCAAATACGGGTAATATTGGGCGCTTATGTGTCAATGCCGAAGTGCCATTGGGAATTATTGGTGAGCCTTCCTTCGATCTAAGCGTAAAATCTGCACGGAGAGCGGGCCTTGATTACTGGGAGCATCTCACACTGCGCAGATATGTCGATTGGCAAGAATTTACTTCAGATGATTCGGATCGAATTTTTCTAATATCAAAATTTGGTACAAAGTGTTATTCTGAAGTAGAATATTCTAAACGAGATCGTTTTGTTTTTGGACGTGAAACCAGTGGTTTGCCTGAAGAAATTATGGAATCTATGCCAAAAGATAGAATCATTTATATTCCTATGGCTTCTGTTTCTCGTTCAATCAATCTATCTAACGCAGTTGCAATTATTTTGTATGAAGCACTGCGTCAAACCAACGCATGGCAAGAATTTCCCTTGCCATGA
- a CDS encoding ATP-binding protein: MAFPLSAKDLENEISSLLQTGVGGNVQDFLKWIRMEIQKKFKDEVILSEKDVAEILEKHKAEGNLVSGRFDAREYFLSDDSKFYKKVTSQDKFYILGRLDFSPMQYVKTRLEYFLRRNGVDEEEIIDIGIATVEAVENAAKYGDGSSVEVEYSIDRSKTFHISLLNNIKEFDLEEDIKRGKFSSTATLMRGMMVMQKLFNQVDLEILDDKKQASFKAKRILQSQ; this comes from the coding sequence ATGGCTTTTCCCCTCTCTGCTAAGGATCTTGAAAACGAAATTTCTTCTCTCTTGCAAACGGGAGTGGGGGGTAACGTGCAGGATTTCCTCAAATGGATTCGCATGGAGATTCAGAAGAAATTCAAAGACGAAGTCATCTTATCCGAAAAAGACGTAGCCGAGATTTTAGAAAAACACAAAGCAGAAGGGAACCTTGTATCCGGACGTTTTGATGCACGCGAATACTTCCTTTCAGATGATTCCAAATTTTACAAGAAAGTCACAAGCCAAGATAAATTTTACATTTTAGGCAGACTCGATTTCTCCCCCATGCAATATGTTAAAACTAGATTGGAATATTTTCTACGCCGAAATGGCGTTGATGAAGAAGAGATCATAGATATTGGAATTGCGACTGTGGAAGCAGTTGAGAACGCAGCTAAGTATGGTGATGGATCTTCTGTTGAAGTGGAATATTCAATTGATCGTAGCAAAACTTTTCATATATCACTTCTCAATAATATAAAAGAATTTGATTTAGAAGAAGATATCAAACGCGGTAAATTCTCATCAACTGCTACATTGATGCGAGGAATGATGGTTATGCAAAAACTTTTTAACCAAGTAGATTTAGAAATATTAGATGATAAGAAACAAGCGAGCTTCAAGGCAAAACGTATATTGCAATCGCAATGA
- the uvrB gene encoding excinuclease ABC subunit UvrB, with amino-acid sequence MKKFEIVSAYKPAGDQINAIKEINQAFEDGSDAITLVGVTGSGKTFTMAHVIAELNRPTLILCHNKTLAAQLFREFKEFFPNNAVEYFVSYYDYYQPEAYVPSSDTFIEKDMSVNEEIDKLRLRATSSLLERKDVIIVSSVSCIYGLGSPEEYMNSTIMINAGDKIERDDVIRKLLHIQYERNDIDFSRGKFRVRGDSIELMPSYVDTGLRIEFFGDEIESLSKFDPITGKVIEKLERTIIYPAKHFITSGPKVKDAIEAIRKEMEESKLNFNKQDKFLEAQRIESRTNYDMEMLSEMGYCNGIENYSRHLTGRSAGDRPACLIDYFQGDFLMIVDESHVTIPQVGGMYAGDRARKETLVNFGFRLPSAFDNRPLNFKEFESLTPQTLYVTATPSDYELNRSKKVVEQIIRPTGLLDPIVEVRPTTNQMEDLYVEIQARIAAGERVLITTLTKKMSEDLTDYYKELGLKISYLHSEIDTIERVEIIRDLRKGIFDVLVGINLLREGLDMPEVSLVAILDADKEGFLRNYKSLIQTIGRAARNSQGKAILYADKITDSMKKAMDETARRRSIQESHNAKFGITPLTIVKDIHDILPNEKKEIDLEIAALDEVTREFSLKKYKTKDRLRDALKDAMLVAARNLEFEKAAILRDKMNSV; translated from the coding sequence ATGAAGAAATTTGAAATCGTATCCGCCTATAAACCTGCAGGCGACCAAATCAATGCAATCAAAGAAATCAATCAAGCCTTCGAAGACGGCTCCGATGCGATAACGTTAGTCGGAGTTACTGGCTCGGGTAAAACTTTTACTATGGCACATGTCATAGCCGAACTCAATCGTCCGACATTGATTTTATGTCATAATAAAACCTTGGCAGCACAATTGTTTCGTGAGTTTAAAGAATTTTTCCCAAATAATGCTGTAGAATATTTTGTATCCTATTACGATTACTACCAACCAGAAGCCTATGTCCCATCCTCCGATACTTTTATTGAGAAGGATATGTCTGTCAATGAAGAGATAGATAAATTAAGACTTCGTGCAACCTCTTCGCTATTGGAACGAAAAGATGTCATTATTGTAAGTTCGGTTTCTTGCATTTATGGTTTGGGAAGTCCCGAAGAATATATGAATTCTACAATCATGATCAATGCCGGTGACAAGATTGAAAGAGATGATGTAATCAGAAAATTATTGCATATTCAATACGAGAGAAATGATATCGATTTCTCTCGAGGTAAATTTCGTGTAAGGGGAGATTCTATTGAACTTATGCCATCTTATGTGGATACCGGTCTGCGTATTGAGTTCTTTGGCGACGAGATAGAATCACTTTCGAAATTCGATCCGATTACGGGAAAAGTGATTGAGAAACTTGAGAGAACAATCATCTATCCAGCCAAGCATTTCATCACTTCAGGACCAAAAGTAAAAGATGCAATTGAAGCCATTCGAAAAGAAATGGAAGAGTCCAAACTGAATTTTAATAAGCAAGATAAGTTTCTCGAAGCTCAGAGGATTGAATCAAGAACCAATTATGATATGGAAATGCTTTCTGAGATGGGCTATTGCAATGGAATTGAAAATTACTCTAGGCATCTAACAGGTCGTTCGGCTGGAGATCGGCCAGCTTGTCTGATTGATTATTTCCAAGGTGATTTTCTAATGATTGTGGATGAATCCCATGTAACGATTCCTCAAGTTGGGGGAATGTATGCAGGTGACAGAGCGAGAAAAGAAACGTTGGTAAATTTTGGATTCAGATTGCCTAGTGCTTTCGATAACCGACCTCTAAATTTTAAAGAATTCGAATCTCTTACACCTCAAACTCTCTATGTTACAGCAACACCTTCCGATTACGAACTGAATCGAAGTAAAAAAGTTGTTGAGCAGATCATTCGCCCGACTGGATTGCTTGATCCAATAGTTGAAGTAAGACCAACAACCAACCAGATGGAAGATTTATATGTTGAGATTCAAGCAAGAATCGCTGCAGGTGAAAGGGTTCTTATTACAACTTTGACCAAGAAAATGTCTGAAGACTTAACAGACTATTATAAAGAGCTCGGGCTCAAAATTTCCTATCTTCACTCAGAAATAGATACCATAGAAAGAGTCGAAATCATTCGGGATCTTAGAAAAGGAATCTTTGATGTGTTAGTTGGTATCAATTTATTGCGAGAAGGATTGGATATGCCAGAAGTTTCCTTGGTTGCAATCTTGGATGCAGACAAGGAAGGTTTTCTAAGAAATTATAAATCTTTGATCCAGACGATAGGTCGAGCTGCGAGAAATTCCCAAGGCAAAGCAATTTTGTATGCTGATAAAATAACTGACTCAATGAAGAAGGCAATGGATGAGACAGCAAGAAGAAGATCCATTCAAGAAAGTCATAATGCAAAATTTGGAATCACTCCACTCACCATCGTAAAAGATATTCATGATATTCTACCTAACGAAAAGAAAGAAATTGATTTAGAAATCGCAGCCTTGGATGAAGTGACCAGAGAATTCTCACTA